One region of Mycolicibacterium insubricum genomic DNA includes:
- a CDS encoding potassium channel family protein → MRVVVMGCGRVGAGLADGLARVGHEVAVIDRDESAFARLSADFPGERILGMGFDRDVLLKAGIEDAGAFAAVSSGDNSNIISARLARETFGVQRVVARIYDAKRAAVYERLGIPTVATVPWTTDRLLSLLTRESETAKWRDPTGTVAVVEVLLHEDWIGHRITDLEQATGARVAFVIRFGTGLLPEARTVIQDGDEVYVAAVSGHVGEAIGIAALPPGDDFDDESGR, encoded by the coding sequence GTGCGGGTAGTGGTGATGGGCTGCGGGCGGGTCGGCGCCGGACTGGCCGACGGATTGGCCCGCGTCGGCCACGAGGTGGCGGTCATCGACCGCGACGAGAGCGCGTTCGCGCGGCTGTCCGCAGATTTCCCGGGTGAACGCATCCTGGGCATGGGTTTCGACCGGGATGTGCTGCTGAAAGCCGGCATCGAGGACGCGGGTGCGTTCGCGGCGGTGTCCTCGGGCGACAACTCCAACATCATCTCGGCGCGGCTGGCCCGGGAGACGTTCGGCGTGCAGCGGGTGGTGGCCCGGATCTACGACGCCAAGCGCGCCGCGGTCTACGAACGCCTGGGTATCCCGACGGTCGCCACGGTCCCGTGGACCACCGACCGGTTGCTGAGCCTGCTGACCCGGGAGTCCGAGACCGCCAAGTGGCGCGACCCGACCGGCACGGTGGCCGTCGTCGAAGTTTTGTTGCACGAGGACTGGATCGGCCATCGGATCACCGACCTGGAGCAGGCGACCGGCGCCCGGGTGGCGTTCGTCATCCGGTTCGGCACCGGGTTGCTGCCGGAGGCGCGCACGGTCATCCAGGACGGCGACGAGGTGTACGTGGCCGCGGTGTCCGGGCATGTCGGTGAGGCGATCGGCATCGCCGCGCTGCCGCCGGGTGACGACTTCGACGACGAAAGCGGCAGGTGA
- a CDS encoding APC family permease produces the protein MSKLSTAARRLVLGRPFRSDKLGHTLLPKRIALPVFASDAMSSVAYAPEEVFLVLSVAGLSAYAMTPWIGLAVAFVMLVVVASYRQNVHAYPSGGGDYEVATTNLGPTAGLTVASALMVDYVLTVAVSMSSAMANIGSALPFVAHHKVVFAVLAILLLMAMNLRGVRESGIAFAIPTYAFIVGIFVMLALGLFRIYVLGDPIRAESAPYTLHAEHDFVGLALVFLVARSFSSGCAALTGVEAISNGVPAFRKPKSRNAATTLLLLGSISVALLLGIITLAEKTGVKIAEDPGTQLSGTPPNYHQKTLVAQLAQAVFGNFHLGFIAITVVTALILILAANTAFNGFPVLGSILAQDSYLPRQLHTRGDRLAFSNGILFLAIAAVAFVVAFHAEVTALIQLYIVGVFVSFTLSQIGMVRHWTRLLASETDRAARRRMQRSRIVNTVGLICTGAVLIVVLITKFLAGAWIAILAMSALFAMMKLIHRHYDRVSRELASLEDDDHEIVLPSRNHAVVLVSKLHLPTLRALAYARATRPDTLEAITVSVDDAETRQLVHRWQESDISVPLKVIASPYREITRPVLDYVKRVGKESPRTVVTVFIPEYVVGHWWEQILHNQSALRLKTRLLFEPNVMVTSVPWQLHSSERLKNLTPVNAPGDLRRGIVD, from the coding sequence GTGTCCAAACTTTCCACCGCGGCGCGCCGGTTGGTACTGGGACGGCCGTTCCGCAGCGACAAGCTCGGCCACACCCTGCTGCCCAAGCGCATCGCGCTGCCGGTGTTCGCCTCCGACGCCATGTCCTCGGTGGCGTACGCGCCCGAGGAAGTCTTCCTGGTGCTCTCGGTCGCCGGGCTGTCCGCCTATGCGATGACGCCGTGGATCGGCCTGGCCGTCGCCTTCGTCATGCTGGTCGTGGTGGCCAGCTACCGGCAGAACGTGCACGCCTACCCGTCCGGCGGCGGGGACTACGAAGTGGCCACCACCAACCTGGGCCCCACCGCCGGGCTGACCGTGGCCAGCGCGCTGATGGTGGATTACGTACTGACCGTGGCTGTTTCGATGTCCTCGGCGATGGCCAACATCGGTTCGGCGCTGCCGTTCGTCGCGCATCACAAGGTGGTGTTCGCGGTGCTGGCGATCCTGTTGCTGATGGCGATGAACCTGCGCGGCGTGCGGGAGTCGGGCATCGCGTTCGCCATCCCCACCTACGCGTTCATCGTCGGCATCTTCGTCATGCTGGCGCTCGGGCTGTTCCGGATCTACGTGCTCGGCGACCCGATCCGGGCCGAGTCTGCGCCCTACACCCTGCACGCCGAACACGACTTCGTCGGCCTGGCCCTGGTGTTCCTGGTGGCCCGCTCGTTCTCCTCGGGCTGCGCGGCGCTGACCGGGGTGGAGGCGATCAGTAACGGGGTGCCGGCATTCCGGAAACCCAAATCCCGCAACGCCGCCACCACCTTGCTGCTGCTGGGCTCCATCTCGGTGGCCCTGCTGCTGGGCATCATCACGCTGGCCGAGAAGACCGGCGTGAAGATCGCCGAGGATCCGGGGACCCAGCTTTCCGGCACACCGCCGAACTATCATCAGAAGACCCTCGTCGCCCAGCTGGCGCAGGCCGTGTTCGGCAACTTCCATCTCGGCTTCATCGCGATCACCGTGGTCACCGCCCTGATCCTGATCCTGGCCGCCAACACCGCGTTCAACGGCTTTCCGGTGCTGGGCTCGATCCTGGCCCAGGACAGCTACCTACCGCGCCAGCTGCACACCCGCGGGGACCGGTTGGCGTTCTCCAACGGCATCCTGTTCCTGGCGATCGCCGCCGTCGCCTTCGTCGTGGCCTTCCACGCCGAGGTGACCGCGCTGATCCAGCTCTACATCGTCGGGGTGTTCGTGTCGTTCACGCTGAGCCAGATCGGCATGGTCCGGCACTGGACCCGGCTGCTGGCCAGTGAAACCGACCGGGCGGCGCGCCGCCGCATGCAGCGCTCCCGGATCGTCAACACCGTCGGCCTGATCTGTACCGGTGCGGTGCTGATCGTGGTGCTGATCACCAAGTTCCTGGCCGGCGCGTGGATCGCGATCCTGGCGATGAGCGCACTGTTCGCGATGATGAAACTCATCCACCGGCACTACGACCGGGTGTCGAGGGAGCTGGCCAGCCTGGAGGACGACGACCACGAGATCGTGCTGCCCAGCCGCAACCACGCCGTCGTACTGGTGTCCAAGCTGCACCTGCCGACCCTGCGGGCACTGGCCTATGCCCGGGCCACCCGGCCCGACACCCTGGAGGCCATCACCGTCAGCGTCGACGACGCCGAGACCCGCCAGCTGGTGCACCGCTGGCAGGAGAGCGACATCAGCGTGCCGCTGAAGGTGATCGCCTCGCCCTACCGCGAGATCACCCGCCCGGTGCTCGACTACGTCAAGCGGGTCGGCAAGGAATCCCCGCGCACCGTGGTGACGGTGTTCATCCCCGAGTACGTCGTCGGGCACTGGTGGGAGCAGATCCTGCACAACCAGAGCGCCCTGCGCCTGAAGACCCGGCTGCTGTTCGAACCGAACGTGATGGTCACCTCGGTGCCCTGGCAGCTGCACTCCTCGGAGCGGCTGAAGAACCTCACGCCGGTGAATGCACCCGGTGACCTGCGCCGCGGGATCGTCGATTGA
- a CDS encoding class I SAM-dependent RNA methyltransferase, with protein sequence MTAETLTLTLGAPANGGSCVARHDGRVVFVRYALPGETVTARITSERGSYWHAEAVEILEPSADRIASLCPIAGPHGAGCCDLAFAEPTAARRIKGEVVGNQLSRLARFDWLGASAEPPGGSARLGGVDGSGASGRGAEGKPGPSAEPPGGSARLGGVDGSGASGRGAEGKPGPSAEPVGSGVPTGWRTRVRLAIGADGRPGFHRYHSTELVTDLNCAQLPAGMLDGLSVDGARVDDQLHIVLDDDGVRHVACSGGERRTKMLEGGYEVTARVGGRTWQLPVTAFWQAHREAAELYSALVTDWAGEVPGATAWDLYGGAGVFAAALAGAVGETGQVHSVDTARAGARAGRVALADLEQVRFTTESVRRALPRLPKAQLAVLDPPRTGAGREVIDAVAAAGVDRVLHIGCEAASFARDIGYYLGHGYRVEALRVFDAFPLTHHVECVGVLVR encoded by the coding sequence TTGACCGCCGAGACGCTGACCCTGACGCTCGGGGCACCGGCCAACGGCGGATCGTGCGTGGCCCGCCACGACGGCCGGGTGGTGTTCGTGCGCTACGCGCTGCCCGGCGAGACGGTCACCGCGCGGATCACCTCCGAACGCGGCTCCTACTGGCACGCCGAGGCCGTCGAGATCCTGGAGCCCTCGGCCGACCGGATCGCATCGCTGTGCCCGATCGCCGGTCCGCACGGCGCCGGTTGCTGCGACCTCGCGTTCGCCGAACCGACGGCCGCGCGCCGGATCAAGGGCGAGGTGGTCGGCAACCAGCTGTCGCGGCTGGCCCGATTCGACTGGTTGGGGGCGTCCGCAGAACCCCCGGGCGGTTCGGCGAGGCTCGGCGGAGTGGACGGGAGCGGAGCGAGTGGCCGCGGAGCCGAGGGGAAGCCGGGACCGTCCGCAGAACCCCCGGGCGGTTCGGCGAGGCTCGGCGGAGTGGACGGGAGCGGAGCGAGTGGCCGCGGAGCCGAGGGGAAGCCGGGACCGTCCGCAGAACCTGTGGGCTCGGGCGTGCCGACCGGCTGGCGCACCCGGGTGCGGCTGGCCATCGGCGCCGACGGGCGGCCCGGCTTCCACCGCTACCACAGCACCGAACTGGTGACCGACCTGAACTGCGCCCAGCTGCCCGCCGGAATGCTCGACGGCCTCAGCGTGGACGGCGCCCGGGTCGACGACCAGCTGCACATCGTGCTCGACGACGACGGCGTGCGCCACGTCGCGTGCAGCGGCGGCGAGCGGCGCACCAAGATGCTCGAGGGCGGCTACGAGGTGACCGCGCGGGTCGGCGGGCGCACCTGGCAGCTGCCGGTCACCGCGTTCTGGCAGGCCCACCGCGAGGCCGCTGAGCTCTACAGCGCGCTGGTCACCGACTGGGCGGGTGAGGTCCCGGGAGCCACCGCGTGGGACCTCTACGGTGGCGCCGGGGTGTTCGCGGCGGCGCTGGCCGGTGCGGTGGGGGAGACCGGGCAGGTGCACTCGGTGGACACCGCCCGCGCCGGTGCCCGCGCGGGCCGGGTCGCGCTCGCCGACCTGGAGCAGGTCCGGTTCACCACCGAGTCGGTGCGCCGCGCGCTGCCCCGGCTTCCCAAAGCGCAGCTGGCCGTGCTGGATCCGCCGCGCACCGGCGCCGGACGGGAGGTGATCGACGCCGTCGCCGCCGCGGGCGTGGACCGCGTCCTGCACATCGGCTGCGAGGCGGCCTCGTTCGCCCGCGACATCGGCTACTACCTCGGGCACGGCTACCGGGTCGAAGCGCTGCGGGTGTTCGACGCCTTCCCGCTCACCCACCACGTCGAATGCGTCGGTGTGCTGGTGCGCTGA
- the nhaA gene encoding Na+/H+ antiporter NhaA: MGFPRRLFTRGSRPEASRLAAVLRDDTVGGLVLLVSAAVALIWANSPWSDSYHALAGHVVGPREAHLDLPLAGWAADGLLAVFFFAVGCELKREFVAGDLRNPSRAALPILAAVGGMVAPALIFVGINVAGGSTGTLVGWAVPTATDIAFAVAVLAVLGSFLPSALRVFLLTLAVVDDLLAITVIAFFYTDHVAPVPLLCALVPAALFAVAVQRGVHRWWILLPLAAATWTLVHASGIHATVAGVVLGFTVPVLGRHGGGTERLEHLVRPFSAGVAVPLFAFFAAGVTVGGVSGLLESLGLPVTLGVLAGLVIGKPIGVFGTTYLLARFTRADLDDGLTWRDVWGVSLLAGIGFTVSLLIGELAFGYGTADGDHVKIGVLVASLVSAVLAAVVLAGRNKAYRRIAEGQAADADRD, translated from the coding sequence ATGGGGTTCCCGCGCCGGCTGTTCACCCGCGGCTCCCGGCCCGAGGCGTCCCGGCTGGCCGCCGTGCTGCGCGACGACACCGTCGGCGGCCTGGTGCTGCTGGTGTCGGCGGCCGTCGCTCTGATCTGGGCCAACTCGCCGTGGTCGGACTCCTATCACGCATTGGCCGGCCACGTCGTCGGGCCGCGCGAGGCGCACCTGGACCTGCCGCTGGCCGGCTGGGCGGCCGACGGTCTGCTGGCGGTGTTCTTCTTCGCCGTCGGGTGCGAGCTCAAACGCGAGTTCGTCGCCGGTGACCTGCGCAATCCGTCGCGTGCGGCGCTGCCGATCCTGGCCGCCGTCGGCGGCATGGTGGCCCCCGCGCTGATCTTCGTCGGTATCAACGTCGCCGGCGGGTCCACCGGCACCCTGGTCGGCTGGGCGGTGCCGACGGCGACCGACATCGCGTTCGCCGTTGCGGTGCTCGCCGTGCTGGGCAGCTTCCTGCCGTCGGCGCTGCGGGTGTTCCTGCTGACCCTGGCCGTCGTCGACGACCTGCTGGCCATCACCGTGATCGCGTTCTTCTACACCGACCACGTCGCGCCGGTGCCGCTGCTGTGCGCCCTGGTGCCCGCGGCGCTGTTCGCCGTCGCGGTGCAGCGCGGGGTGCACCGCTGGTGGATTCTGCTGCCGCTGGCCGCTGCGACCTGGACTTTGGTGCACGCTAGCGGGATTCACGCCACCGTCGCCGGGGTGGTCCTCGGCTTCACCGTGCCGGTGCTGGGCCGCCACGGCGGCGGCACCGAGCGCCTGGAACACCTCGTTCGGCCGTTCTCGGCCGGGGTGGCGGTCCCGCTGTTCGCCTTCTTCGCCGCGGGGGTGACCGTCGGCGGGGTGTCCGGACTGCTCGAATCACTGGGGCTGCCGGTGACGCTCGGGGTGCTCGCCGGGCTGGTGATCGGCAAACCGATCGGGGTGTTCGGCACCACCTACCTGCTGGCCCGGTTCACCCGCGCCGATCTCGACGACGGGCTGACCTGGCGCGACGTGTGGGGCGTGTCGCTGCTGGCCGGCATCGGGTTCACCGTGTCGCTGCTGATCGGCGAGCTGGCGTTCGGCTACGGCACCGCCGACGGCGACCACGTCAAGATCGGCGTGCTGGTGGCCAGCCTGGTGTCGGCGGTGCTGGCCGCGGTCGTGCTGGCGGGCCGCAACAAGGCCTACCGGCGGATCGCCGAGGGGCAGGCCGCCGACGCCGATCGGGACTGA
- the dxs gene encoding 1-deoxy-D-xylulose-5-phosphate synthase, whose amino-acid sequence MLEQIRGPADLARLSQAELDELAAEIREFLIHKVAATGGHLGPNLGVVELTIALHRVFDSPHDPIVFDTGHQAYVHKILTGRADDFATLRSKDGLSGYPSRAESEHDWVESSHASAALSYADGLSKAFELTGHRNRHVVAVVGDGALTGGMCWEALNNIAAGNRPVVIVVNDNGRSYAPTIGGLADHLAGLRLQPGYEKFLERGRGALRRMPVAGEVCYQFLHSVKAGLKDALQPQAMFTDLGIKYVGPIDGHDEHAVEQALRHARGFNHPVIVHVVTRKGMGYGPAEADEAEQMHACGVIDPVTGQATGESAPGWTGIFSDELIRIGGRRRDVVAITAAMPGPTGLAAFGERFPDRLFDVGIAEQHAVTSAAGMAMGGLHPVVAVYATFLNRAFDQLLMDVALHKLPVTVVLDRAGVTGPDGASHNGMWDLSILGAVPGIRVAAPRDGATLREELGEALAVTDGPTVLRFPKGAVGEDIPALQRRGGVDVLAVPAFGCTPDVLIVAVGAFAPLALSVAELLRGQGIGVTVVDPRWVLPVPEEIKVLAAEHTLVVTCEDSGVSGGIGSAVSAALRAADIDVPCRDIGVAQEFLEHASRGELLAEMGLTDRAVARRITGWVAAQTHSPTEINEGA is encoded by the coding sequence ATGCTCGAACAGATCCGCGGCCCCGCTGATCTGGCGCGTTTGTCGCAAGCTGAGCTCGACGAGCTGGCGGCGGAAATCCGCGAGTTCCTGATCCACAAGGTGGCCGCCACCGGCGGTCACCTGGGCCCGAATCTCGGTGTGGTTGAACTCACCATCGCCCTGCACCGGGTCTTCGACTCGCCGCACGACCCCATCGTCTTCGACACCGGGCATCAGGCGTACGTGCACAAGATTCTGACCGGGCGGGCCGACGACTTCGCCACCCTGCGCAGCAAGGACGGACTGTCCGGCTACCCGAGCCGCGCGGAGAGCGAACACGACTGGGTCGAGTCCAGCCACGCCTCGGCGGCGCTGTCCTACGCCGACGGGCTGTCCAAGGCGTTCGAGCTGACCGGGCACCGCAACCGGCACGTGGTCGCCGTCGTCGGCGACGGCGCCCTGACCGGCGGCATGTGCTGGGAGGCGCTGAACAACATCGCCGCCGGAAACCGGCCGGTGGTGATCGTCGTCAACGACAACGGCCGCAGCTACGCGCCGACCATCGGCGGGCTGGCCGACCATCTGGCCGGGCTGCGACTGCAACCGGGGTACGAGAAATTCCTGGAACGCGGGCGCGGCGCGCTGCGCCGGATGCCGGTGGCCGGCGAGGTGTGCTACCAGTTCCTGCACTCGGTGAAGGCCGGGCTCAAGGACGCGTTGCAGCCCCAGGCCATGTTCACCGACCTGGGCATCAAGTACGTCGGGCCCATCGACGGCCACGACGAGCACGCCGTCGAGCAGGCGCTGCGGCACGCCCGCGGGTTCAACCACCCGGTGATCGTGCACGTCGTCACCCGCAAGGGCATGGGCTACGGCCCCGCCGAGGCCGACGAGGCCGAGCAGATGCACGCCTGCGGCGTCATCGACCCGGTGACCGGCCAGGCTACGGGGGAGAGCGCCCCGGGCTGGACCGGCATCTTCTCCGATGAGCTGATCCGCATCGGTGGTCGGCGCCGCGACGTCGTCGCGATCACCGCGGCGATGCCCGGACCGACCGGACTGGCCGCGTTCGGCGAGCGTTTCCCCGACCGGCTGTTCGACGTCGGCATCGCCGAACAGCACGCCGTGACCTCGGCCGCCGGAATGGCGATGGGCGGGCTGCATCCGGTGGTCGCCGTGTACGCGACGTTCCTGAACCGGGCGTTCGACCAGCTACTGATGGATGTGGCACTGCACAAGCTGCCGGTCACCGTCGTGCTGGACCGCGCCGGGGTCACCGGCCCGGACGGCGCCAGCCACAACGGTATGTGGGACCTGTCGATCCTCGGTGCGGTGCCCGGCATCCGGGTGGCCGCACCGCGCGACGGTGCCACGCTGCGCGAGGAACTCGGCGAGGCGCTGGCCGTCACCGACGGGCCTACGGTGCTGCGGTTCCCCAAAGGTGCTGTCGGCGAGGATATTCCGGCGCTGCAGCGGCGCGGCGGCGTCGACGTGCTGGCCGTCCCCGCGTTCGGTTGCACGCCGGACGTGTTGATCGTTGCGGTCGGCGCGTTCGCGCCACTGGCCCTGTCGGTGGCCGAACTGCTGCGCGGCCAGGGCATCGGGGTCACGGTGGTGGACCCCCGCTGGGTGCTGCCGGTGCCCGAGGAGATCAAAGTGCTTGCCGCCGAACACACCCTGGTGGTCACCTGCGAGGACAGCGGGGTGTCCGGGGGCATCGGCTCCGCGGTATCGGCGGCGTTGCGCGCCGCCGACATCGACGTGCCCTGTCGGGACATCGGTGTGGCACAGGAGTTCCTGGAGCACGCGTCGCGCGGGGAGCTGCTGGCCGAGATGGGCCTGACCGACCGTGCGGTGGCCCGTCGGATCACCGGTTGGGTTGCCGCCCAGACCCATTCGCCCACCGAGATCAACGAAGGCGCCTGA
- a CDS encoding alpha/beta hydrolase family protein, with amino-acid sequence MKKTTAVAISLIALFLVPAVASAAPIWSGLDARNYSAVIPAPGSLIESVPLDPALSVPSASSSYRILYATTDQHSRPAVGTAVVFTPKTPAPDGGWPVVAWAHGTVGLGDDCTPSARPRSDRDKAYLSHWLDQGYAVVGADYAGLGTPGLMSYLNSRTTAHGVVDSVIAAHDLGLPLSPKWAVVGQSQGGGAAVATARWASEFSAGSGLDYRGVVATGTPAGVERLVKNAGPDMTVPGNLAPVANAYAAYILAALNEARPDLRVDTVLTPAGRSAVAQAATVCVHELADDLAAMTVPGFFTAPVDSLPNFAAAVDDYMGIPAAGYDRPIFLGVGLRDRDVPPELTLKFNDQLVANGQPVQLHVYPDQDHSGTVLASMPDSTPFLAGLFAG; translated from the coding sequence GTGAAGAAGACGACCGCCGTCGCGATCTCGCTGATCGCCCTGTTCCTCGTCCCCGCCGTGGCGAGTGCCGCGCCGATCTGGTCCGGACTCGACGCCCGCAACTACAGCGCGGTGATCCCCGCCCCGGGATCGCTGATCGAATCGGTGCCGCTGGACCCGGCGCTGTCGGTGCCCTCGGCGTCGTCGTCCTACCGGATCCTCTACGCCACCACCGACCAGCACAGCCGTCCCGCCGTGGGCACCGCGGTGGTGTTCACTCCGAAGACCCCGGCGCCGGACGGCGGGTGGCCGGTGGTGGCCTGGGCACACGGCACCGTCGGGCTGGGTGACGACTGCACCCCGTCGGCCCGGCCGCGCAGTGACCGGGACAAGGCGTACCTGTCGCACTGGCTGGACCAGGGCTACGCCGTGGTGGGCGCCGACTACGCCGGACTGGGCACGCCCGGGCTGATGAGCTACCTCAACAGCCGGACCACCGCGCACGGCGTCGTCGACTCGGTCATCGCCGCGCATGACTTGGGCCTGCCGCTGTCGCCGAAGTGGGCGGTCGTCGGCCAGTCCCAGGGTGGCGGAGCGGCCGTCGCCACCGCAAGGTGGGCCAGCGAGTTCTCCGCCGGGTCCGGGTTGGACTACCGCGGCGTGGTCGCCACCGGCACCCCGGCCGGGGTGGAACGGCTGGTCAAGAACGCCGGACCGGACATGACGGTGCCGGGCAACCTCGCGCCGGTGGCCAACGCCTACGCCGCCTACATCCTGGCCGCGCTGAACGAGGCCCGGCCGGACCTGCGGGTGGACACGGTGCTCACCCCGGCCGGGCGAAGCGCCGTCGCGCAGGCCGCCACGGTGTGCGTGCACGAGCTCGCCGACGACCTCGCCGCGATGACGGTCCCCGGATTCTTCACCGCACCGGTGGACTCCCTGCCGAATTTCGCCGCCGCGGTCGATGACTACATGGGCATCCCGGCCGCCGGGTATGACCGGCCGATCTTCCTCGGCGTCGGGCTGCGGGACCGCGACGTGCCGCCCGAGCTGACGCTGAAGTTCAACGATCAGCTGGTGGCCAACGGGCAGCCGGTGCAGTTGCACGTGTACCCCGACCAGGATCACAGCGGCACGGTGCTGGCGTCGATGCCGGACTCCACGCCCTTCCTGGCGGGTCTGTTCGCCGGCTGA
- a CDS encoding SDR family oxidoreductase, giving the protein MDSVTIITGGGGGMGLAVARLLAREDALLLADVNGDRLAAARDELADTALRYCDMTIDVTDARAVEAMFDEAAHLGVLRAVVHTAGVSPSMGDAEYIMRTNAIGTVNVNEAFHARAGDGAAIVNVASMAAHMLPDEIIPTAAFPLATEDPEEFLTQMLAACEIAPPEARPGLSYAIGKSFVKWYSSAQAERFNARGQRIVSVSPGSVDTMMGRLEEQAGAGAMVADAAVPRWGTAEEMAALMVFCVGPTAGYLTGTDILNDGGVIASMRERARKAAG; this is encoded by the coding sequence GTGGATTCTGTAACGATCATCACCGGCGGTGGCGGCGGCATGGGCCTGGCGGTCGCGCGACTCCTCGCTCGCGAGGACGCCCTGTTGCTGGCCGACGTCAACGGTGACCGGCTCGCCGCCGCCCGTGACGAACTGGCCGACACCGCATTGCGGTACTGCGACATGACGATCGACGTGACCGATGCGCGCGCGGTCGAGGCGATGTTCGACGAGGCGGCCCACCTGGGCGTCCTGCGCGCGGTGGTACACACTGCCGGGGTGAGCCCCAGCATGGGCGATGCCGAATACATCATGCGCACCAACGCAATCGGCACCGTCAACGTCAACGAGGCGTTTCATGCCCGGGCGGGCGACGGCGCCGCGATCGTCAACGTCGCGTCGATGGCCGCCCACATGCTGCCCGACGAGATCATCCCCACCGCCGCGTTCCCGCTGGCCACCGAGGACCCCGAGGAGTTCTTGACGCAGATGCTCGCGGCGTGCGAGATCGCGCCCCCCGAGGCCCGCCCGGGACTTTCGTACGCCATCGGCAAGAGCTTCGTGAAGTGGTACAGCAGTGCGCAGGCCGAGCGGTTCAACGCGCGCGGCCAGCGCATCGTCTCGGTGTCGCCCGGTTCGGTCGACACGATGATGGGCCGGCTGGAGGAGCAGGCCGGAGCCGGTGCGATGGTCGCCGACGCCGCGGTGCCGCGCTGGGGGACCGCCGAGGAGATGGCCGCGCTGATGGTGTTCTGCGTGGGCCCGACGGCCGGCTACCTCACCGGCACCGACATCCTCAACGACGGCGGGGTGATCGCCTCGATGCGCGAACGCGCCCGCAAGGCCGCCGGTTAG
- a CDS encoding HRDC domain-containing protein, translating into MAPEPDIQADADPEATPLTAPAGGVPPVSVYPSDIADAAEALAGGKGPFAVDAERASGFRYSNRAYLIQIRRAGAGTVLIDPVNHGGDPSTVLAPLAEVLGTDEWILHAADQDLPCLAELGLRPPALYDTELAGRLAGFERVNLATMVSRLLGLGLAKGHGAADWSKRPLPPAWLNYAALDVEVLIELRDAIAGVLAEQNKTDWAAQEFEHVMGFTGSPTRRDRWRRTSGIHKIRDRRALAQVREMWLARDRMAARRDVAPSRILPDSAIIAAVREDPKTVDALTALPVFGGPKQRRSAQTWLDALAAGRTTADLPSPSEESSGPPPAVRWSRRKPEAAARLEVVRAALTGVSEQVSVPTENILAPDLMRRLCWDWSAQAEPTTAIEVFLRDGGARPWQRELTVPVLADALTRADKTPSGQTPVEGTPADGS; encoded by the coding sequence ATGGCCCCCGAACCCGACATCCAGGCGGACGCCGACCCCGAAGCCACACCGCTGACCGCCCCGGCCGGCGGTGTGCCCCCTGTTTCGGTGTATCCCAGTGACATCGCCGACGCCGCCGAGGCGCTGGCGGGCGGGAAGGGCCCGTTTGCCGTCGACGCCGAACGCGCGTCGGGGTTCCGCTACTCCAACCGCGCCTACCTGATCCAGATCCGACGGGCCGGGGCCGGGACGGTGCTCATCGACCCGGTCAACCACGGCGGCGACCCGTCGACCGTGCTGGCGCCGCTGGCCGAGGTGCTGGGCACCGACGAGTGGATCCTGCACGCCGCCGACCAGGATCTGCCGTGCCTGGCCGAGCTGGGACTGCGCCCGCCGGCGCTGTATGACACCGAGCTGGCCGGCCGGCTGGCCGGGTTCGAGCGGGTGAACCTGGCGACGATGGTGTCCCGGCTGCTCGGTCTGGGCCTGGCCAAGGGGCACGGCGCGGCCGACTGGTCCAAGCGGCCGTTGCCGCCGGCCTGGCTGAACTACGCGGCCCTGGACGTCGAGGTGCTCATCGAGCTGCGCGACGCGATCGCCGGCGTGCTGGCCGAGCAGAACAAAACCGATTGGGCGGCACAGGAATTCGAACACGTGATGGGGTTCACCGGATCGCCGACCCGCCGTGACCGGTGGCGCCGCACCTCCGGCATCCACAAGATCCGCGACCGCCGCGCCCTGGCGCAGGTCCGCGAGATGTGGCTGGCCCGCGACCGGATGGCCGCCCGCCGCGACGTCGCCCCCAGCCGGATCCTGCCGGATTCGGCGATCATCGCCGCGGTTAGGGAAGACCCCAAGACCGTCGACGCGCTGACCGCGCTGCCGGTCTTCGGCGGCCCCAAACAGCGCCGTTCGGCCCAAACCTGGCTGGACGCCCTGGCGGCGGGGCGCACCACCGCGGACCTGCCGTCGCCGTCCGAGGAGAGCAGCGGGCCGCCGCCGGCGGTGCGGTGGAGCCGTCGCAAACCCGAGGCGGCCGCGCGGCTGGAGGTGGTCCGGGCGGCGTTGACCGGGGTGAGTGAGCAGGTCAGCGTGCCGACGGAGAACATCCTGGCGCCGGATCTGATGCGACGGCTGTGCTGGGACTGGTCGGCACAGGCGGAACCCACCACGGCCATCGAGGTGTTCCTGCGCGACGGCGGCGCGCGGCCCTGGCAGCGGGAACTGACGGTCCCGGTGCTGGCCGACGCGCTCACCCGCGCCGACAAGACCCCGTCCGGCCAGACCCCGGTCGAGGGAACCCCCGCCGACGGTTCCTAA